CGCCGTGCAAATTGCTGACACATACCGGCACAACCGGCACGTCTGCCTGCACCGCGGTACGAAACGCCCCGGTTTTAAAAGGCAGCAGCCCGCGTCCCTTGCTGCGTGTCCCTTCCGGAAACAGCCACACCGACAGTTCCTTCTCCCGGATTTTCGCCGCGGTCTGGGCTATGGTATTCATCGCCTTACTGCTGTTTTTCCTGTCTATCAGGATATTACCGGTTAACCAGTACATTTGCCCGAAAAAAGGGATCCACTTTAAGCTCTTTTTGCCGACACTGACGGTGTTTTCCGGTACGGCGCCACTGATGGTAAAGAGATCATAATTGTTCTGGTGGTTGGCAATATACACCGCCGGCCCCATGTTTTTCACCGAATCAGGCATACGGATTTCGACGTCCACACCGATAATTTTTGAAAATTTTCCCAGCACCAATGAAGCCCGGTGAACATTGTTACGGTGAAACGGCCTTAACAAACAGCCAAGAGTCGCAACTACAGATAATAACACCAGGCCTAAAGCCAAAAGCACGAGTCGAATTACAGCTAACAAAAAAATCACCCCGTCATAAATTAAGGTGGCAAGTATACATGTAATTAGCCCGGGCGCTATACCTGAAAGCAAAATCTTTTCAA
This genomic window from Thalassomonas viridans contains:
- a CDS encoding 1-acylglycerol-3-phosphate O-acyltransferase, which gives rise to MLAVIRLVLLALGLVLLSVVATLGCLLRPFHRNNVHRASLVLGKFSKIIGVDVEIRMPDSVKNMGPAVYIANHQNNYDLFTISGAVPENTVSVGKKSLKWIPFFGQMYWLTGNILIDRKNSSKAMNTIAQTAAKIREKELSVWLFPEGTRSKGRGLLPFKTGAFRTAVQADVPVVPVCVSNLHGVINLNRWDNGKMIIEFQEPIELDCDKRESIRLLAQKIHGQMQQRINEISQEVGTKLPRTNR